The Hyphomicrobium sp. MC1 genome window below encodes:
- a CDS encoding HlyD family secretion protein, with protein MQDRLPEKKPPANGGQVTPSDKKPLLSKRGIGLLSFVCLLALIAAGYAYWQHETLYPSTDNAQVEANIIQITPLVTGLIMDVKVKEFSTVQQGDVLIELNQAPFRATLKRAEIRRDIAKQQAAQATGPQAAAAKGNAEEADIAVAEANAELSHATIKAPVDGTVGKVRVQPGEVAKAGVPLFPLVDTSTWWVDANFKETDLARIKPGQTASVWLDSDPSKKLTGKVEAVSRASASAFSLMPSENATGSWVKVVQRFPVRIALTVESGDLPLGVGASASVTIDTTSDGAGSATK; from the coding sequence ATGCAAGACCGATTGCCAGAAAAAAAGCCACCGGCCAACGGTGGCCAGGTCACGCCTTCCGATAAAAAGCCGCTGCTTTCGAAGCGGGGCATAGGCCTTCTTAGCTTTGTCTGTCTCCTCGCCCTCATCGCTGCCGGCTACGCCTATTGGCAGCACGAAACGCTCTATCCATCGACGGACAACGCCCAGGTCGAAGCCAATATAATCCAGATCACGCCGTTGGTGACAGGCCTCATCATGGACGTGAAAGTCAAGGAATTCTCGACCGTCCAGCAAGGCGACGTTCTGATCGAGCTCAATCAAGCGCCTTTCCGCGCTACCCTCAAACGCGCTGAAATTCGCCGCGACATCGCCAAGCAGCAAGCCGCCCAGGCGACCGGCCCCCAGGCCGCAGCCGCCAAAGGCAATGCTGAAGAGGCCGATATCGCCGTCGCCGAAGCCAATGCTGAACTTTCGCACGCGACGATCAAGGCGCCGGTCGACGGCACGGTCGGCAAAGTCCGCGTCCAGCCCGGCGAAGTCGCGAAAGCCGGCGTACCGCTCTTCCCGCTCGTCGATACCTCGACGTGGTGGGTCGATGCGAATTTCAAGGAAACCGACCTTGCCCGCATCAAGCCCGGCCAAACGGCGTCCGTGTGGCTTGACAGCGATCCGTCGAAAAAGTTGACCGGGAAGGTCGAAGCCGTGAGCCGCGCCAGCGCCTCGGCGTTCTCGCTGATGCCTTCGGAAAATGCGACGGGCAGCTGGGTCAAGGTCGTCCAGCGCTTTCCCGTCAGGATCGCCCTTACGGTCGAATCTGGCGACCTGCCGCTGGGCGTCGGCGCGTCTGCGTCTGTAACCATCGACACCACGTCCGATGGAGCGGGTAGTGCCACCAAATAA
- a CDS encoding DHA2 family efflux MFS transporter permease subunit, which yields MPPNNQVAAPADAAAGPSRLLSSLAVLLAVLMVILDMTIVNVALPDMMGTLGATPDQITWVLTSYIVAEAIVIPMSGFLAERFGRKRVLTVSVAGFVVSSMLCGQSHSLMQMVIFRLLQGAFGASVVPLSQATMVDSFEPEKRGKAMAIWGIGVLLGPIMGPTVGGFITDHLGWQWVFYVNLPIGIINLLLISAYIKATPHSGSPIDWLGAALLAIGVGSLQMLLDRGNSEGWFASQMIVSLALLSFACLTWFTVRSFNRPDAILKLNLLRDRNLATSTFLIMAFGVGMLSTIALQPLFLEHLLGYPASTAGLVMAPRGIAVAIGMVVVATLIQHIDSRWLVFVGLTLSAAGTYVTTTYNLDVDRFWIIAPSIVQGIGMGMIFVPLSTLAYQTLPKNASDQAASIFNIARTIGGSLGIAIGATILTRATHENLQTLSAGINPYNPALHMWLNSTGLLPTDPRAMQILGYELTRQSTMIGFIEAFGFVTLSFLLLIPFVLLLRQTGAASPFGDVGKH from the coding sequence GTGCCACCAAATAATCAGGTCGCGGCCCCAGCCGACGCCGCCGCCGGACCGAGCAGGCTGCTGAGTTCGCTCGCGGTGCTGCTGGCGGTGCTGATGGTCATTCTCGACATGACCATCGTCAACGTCGCCCTGCCCGACATGATGGGCACCCTTGGAGCGACGCCCGATCAGATCACCTGGGTTTTAACGTCCTATATCGTCGCCGAAGCCATCGTCATTCCGATGAGCGGCTTTCTCGCTGAGCGCTTCGGCCGAAAACGCGTGCTGACAGTCAGCGTCGCAGGCTTCGTCGTGTCCTCGATGCTGTGCGGCCAATCGCATTCACTGATGCAGATGGTCATCTTCCGCTTGCTTCAGGGTGCATTCGGGGCAAGCGTCGTCCCTCTCTCACAAGCGACGATGGTCGACAGTTTCGAGCCGGAGAAGCGCGGCAAGGCCATGGCGATCTGGGGTATCGGCGTCCTGCTCGGCCCGATCATGGGGCCAACGGTCGGCGGCTTCATCACCGACCACCTCGGTTGGCAATGGGTATTCTACGTCAACCTTCCCATCGGCATCATCAACCTGCTTCTGATCTCCGCCTACATCAAAGCGACGCCCCATTCGGGCTCGCCGATTGATTGGCTCGGCGCTGCGCTCCTGGCAATCGGTGTCGGCAGCCTGCAAATGCTGCTCGACCGCGGCAACAGCGAAGGCTGGTTTGCATCGCAAATGATCGTCAGCCTCGCGCTCCTATCCTTCGCATGCCTAACCTGGTTCACGGTTCGAAGCTTCAATCGGCCGGACGCCATCCTGAAGCTCAATCTTCTGCGAGATCGCAATCTGGCGACGTCGACATTCCTGATCATGGCGTTCGGTGTCGGCATGCTGAGCACCATCGCGCTGCAGCCGCTGTTCCTGGAACATTTGCTCGGCTATCCGGCAAGCACCGCCGGTCTGGTGATGGCGCCGCGCGGTATCGCCGTCGCCATTGGCATGGTCGTGGTCGCAACGCTGATCCAGCACATCGATTCCCGCTGGCTGGTATTCGTCGGACTGACACTGTCCGCCGCCGGAACCTACGTGACGACGACATATAACCTCGACGTCGATCGCTTCTGGATTATCGCGCCGAGCATCGTCCAAGGCATCGGCATGGGCATGATCTTCGTGCCGCTCTCGACACTCGCCTATCAAACGCTACCGAAAAACGCTTCGGATCAGGCCGCGAGCATCTTCAACATCGCACGTACGATTGGCGGCTCGCTGGGCATCGCGATAGGCGCAACGATTCTGACGCGCGCGACGCACGAGAACCTTCAGACCCTCTCGGCCGGGATCAATCCCTACAATCCCGCCCTGCACATGTGGCTTAACTCGACGGGACTGTTGCCAACCGATCCGCGTGCGATGCAGATTCTGGGCTATGAGTTGACACGCCAATCGACAATGATCGGCTTCATCGAAGCCTTCGGCTTCGTAACGCTGAGCTTCCTGTTGCTTATTCCATTCGTGCTGTTGCTGCGGCAAACCGGCGCCGCTTCACCCTTCGGGGACGTCGGCAAGCACTAG